In Campylobacter massiliensis, the DNA window GGCGAGGTGCTCGATATCAGCATCGACGATAGCTTGCTGGAGGACAAGGAGAGCTTGCAGATTTTGCTTATCAGCGCCGTAAACGACGTGCTAAAGATGATCGAGGACGACCGCAAAAACGCCGCGTCAAGGATGCTGGGCGGGTTTGCCGGCATGGGACTAGGGCAATGAAACGCGTAGCTTTCTCGCGCCGTTTGGACGCGGTTTTGGGGCTTATGCGGTTAAATTTTAGCAGCGCGCGGGGCGATACGGAGGTAAATTTAAGCTCAAATTCGCGCGCCCGTTCAGTAAAATATGACGCTTCTTTAAATCCACGTGAAATTTCGCAAAAAACTGGTCTGAGTGCTAAAATAGCGACGAATTTGGCTCCAAATTTGACGGCGAATTTAGCCCGCAAAATTTGCTCTCCGCTTTTTGCGGTTTTTATGATTTGCGCTCTTGCCGCTTCGCTTAGGGCTGAGCCGCGCCCGACGCAGGATGATTTTAACGCTTGCTTTGAGAAAAACCTGCCCGCCATGGTAAACGTCGCGGGCAACGGCGGTATCGCGATCACGCCAAATTTAATAGCCGTTCCTAAAGGCGAAATCCCCGTGAAAAACTACGTCAAATTTGACCCGTATCTGGGCCTCTATCTGGTCGCCTCGGATGCCAAACTCGAGCCTGTAAAGATGGCCGACGATAACGCGACGAAAAAAAGCGACTGGGTCAGCGTCACGCACGATCTAAACACGACCGTCTACGGCCACGTAAAGGCGCAGGCGCAGGCTCTAGGCGAGCTGGACGTGCTCACGTTTGACGTAAACGGAACGGGCGCCGTGCTAAATCCATGCTGCAAGCTACGCGGTATCGCCGTGGGCGGGGATAAGTTCGTCCCGAGCCGCTATCTAAGGCACTTTGCGGTGTATAAGGACGTGTATTACGGCGACGTGGGCGCGGTTTTTGAGGAGCGAGACGGCAAACTCTACGTAAAAAGCGTCGATCCGCTCGGACGCGGCGCGGCGCTGATGGCGGGGGATGAAATTTTGAGCGTAAACGGCGAGAAATTTGAGAGCTTGCGCGAGCTAAACGAGAGAATTTTGTTCGCCAAAAAGGGCGAGCGGCTCAAATTTGAGATCAAGCGCGGCGACGAGGTTTTGAGATTTGGCGTGGCGGTTTCGGACGACGCGGCCAAAAAAG includes these proteins:
- a CDS encoding YbaB/EbfC family nucleoid-associated protein, whose amino-acid sequence is MFEGIDFSKMGQMLEEAQKKAQEIEQESQKREFSVKSGGGLISVRANGKGEVLDISIDDSLLEDKESLQILLISAVNDVLKMIEDDRKNAASRMLGGFAGMGLGQ
- a CDS encoding DUF7488 domain-containing protein; amino-acid sequence: MKRVAFSRRLDAVLGLMRLNFSSARGDTEVNLSSNSRARSVKYDASLNPREISQKTGLSAKIATNLAPNLTANLARKICSPLFAVFMICALAASLRAEPRPTQDDFNACFEKNLPAMVNVAGNGGIAITPNLIAVPKGEIPVKNYVKFDPYLGLYLVASDAKLEPVKMADDNATKKSDWVSVTHDLNTTVYGHVKAQAQALGELDVLTFDVNGTGAVLNPCCKLRGIAVGGDKFVPSRYLRHFAVYKDVYYGDVGAVFEERDGKLYVKSVDPLGRGAALMAGDEILSVNGEKFESLRELNERILFAKKGERLKFEIKRGDEVLRFGVAVSDDAAKKEQKAPTKADKKAASSDAKPQSIPQSSDAASVQKLYGITFDEKLTVKSVDASSGAAKFGVRVGDKLIQVGQKTVSSRKEALGLLAKGGGQNLLFRRNGFDFFYNAR